Proteins encoded together in one Penicillium digitatum chromosome 1, complete sequence window:
- a CDS encoding Ku80, whose translation MAEKEATVYIVDMGRSMGERHHGRAMSDLEWAMQYVWDRITATVATGRKTATVGVVGLRTDGTINDLEEENFSNISILFGLGQVLMPDIRKLRETIKPSKTDRGDAISSIIIAMQMIIEYTKKNKYKRKIVLVTNGTGAMSDDNIEGIIEKMKEVNIELVVIGADFDDPEYGVKEEDKDIRKAENESLLRSLTEDCEGIYGTLEQAVSELDTPRIKITKSMPSFKGNLMLGNPEEYDTAITIPVERYFRTYVAKPISASLYVLRSGNEAGSQAPVKDTSEGDSLTSVRTSRTYQITDKSAPGGKIDVERDDLARGYEYGRTAVPIEQTEENVANLQTFAGMGLIGFVQKDQYDRYMHMSNTNIIIPQRANDNASLALSSLIHALYELESYAVARLVTKESKPPMLVLLAPSVEADHECLIEVQLPFAEDVRSYRFPPLDKIITVSGKVVTEHRNLPSAALKDAMSDYVDSMDFVTTNDEGEPTDDLPIDESFSPLLHRIESAVRYRAVHPNDPVLDPSERLTEFAQLSVDMVKNSKSHLEKLMSIADVKKVPPKTKGRKRQRETEKPLSGLDVDALLSLEPKRTKISTENAIPEFKQTLSRAENIDAIHDAVQQMAKIIETQITHSLGHSNYDRVIEGLGTMREELVDYEEPVVYNDFVRQLKAKMLREELGGDRRELWWFVRKGKLGLIAKSEVDSSAVEEEEAQEFLAAN comes from the exons GTGCTATGTCAGATCTCGAATGGGCCATGCAGTATGTCTGGGATAGAATCACCGCCACG GTGGCTACCGGACGCAAGACGGCCACTGTTGGTGTGGTTGGTCTCAGAACAGATG GAACTATCAACGacttggaagaagagaaCTTCTCTAATATCTCTATTCTCTTCGGTCTTGGCCA GGTCCTCATGCCTGATATTCGGAAACTTCGAGAGACGATCAAACCCAGCAAGACTGACAGAGGTGATG CCATCTCCTCTATCATCATTGCCATGCAGATGATCATTGAGTACaccaagaaaaacaaatACAAGCGCAAGATTGTACTGGTGACCAATGGTACCGGTGCGATGAGCGACGATAATATCGAAGGTATCATCGAAAAGATGAAAGAAGTCAACATTGAGTTGGTGGTCAT TGGTGCCGATTTTGATGACCCCGAGTATGGTGTCAAGgaagaagacaaagacaTTCGAAAG GCTGAAAACGAGAGCCTTCTCCGAAGCCTGACCGAGGACTGTGAAGGTATTTATGGAACGCTGGAGCAAGCTGTTTCGGAACTGGATACTCCCCGAATCAAAATAACCAAGAGCATGCCATCTTTCAAAGGAAATCTCATGCTCGGCAATCCCGAGGAGTATGACACAGCAATCACTATACCCGTGGAGCGATACTTCCGAACTTACGTCGCCAAGCCGATCTCAGCGAGCTTGTACGTGTTACGCTCCGGCAACGAGGCCGGAAGTCAAGCACCAGTCAAAGACACTAGTGAAGGCGATTCTCTCACCTCGGTGAGAACATCGCGGACATATCAGATCACAGATAAGTCTGCGCCAGGGGGTAAGATCGACGTTGAACGCGATGACCTCGCCAGAGGGTACGAGTACGGACGTACAGCAGTTCCTATCGAACAAACCGAGGAAAATGTCGCAAATCTACAAACCTTTGCTGGCATGGGGCTGATCGGGTTCGTTCAGAAGGATCAG TATGACCGGTACATGCATATGTCCAACACGAATATTATAATCCCTCAGCGTGCAAATGACAATGCGTCTCTTGCGTTATCTTCTCTTATTCATGCACTTTACGAATTGGAGTCCTATGCGGTTGCCCGACTGGTGACCAAAGAATCCAAACCACCGATGCTCGTTTTGCTAGCTCCATCCGTTGAGGCAGATCATGAGTGCTTGATCGAAGTACAACTTCCATTTGCAGAAGACGTGCGGTCATATCGGTTCCCACCTTTGGATAAGATCATCACTGTCTCTGGCAAGGTGGTAACGGAACACCGCAACCTCCCAAGCGCCGCTCTGAAAGATGCGATGAGTGATTACGTGGACAGCATGGATTTCGTTACCACGAATGATGAAGG GGAACCCACGGACGATCTCCCAATTGACGAGTCATTCTCACCATTACTACACCGCATCGAATCAGCCGTTCGATACCGTGCTGTGCATCCCAACGATCCTGTCCTTGACCCCTCAGAGCGACTCACGGAATTCGCACAACTCTCAGTAGACATGGTCAAGAACTCCAAGTCCCATCTTGAGAAATTGATGTCTATAGCAGATGTTAAGAAAG TTCCACCAAAGACCAAAGGCCGTAAACGCCAACGCGAAACAGAGAAACCGCTCTCCGGTCTTGACGTCGACGCCCTCCTCAGCCTCGAACCCAAGCGAACAAAAATATCTACCGAGAATGCAATCCCAGAGTTCAAGCAAACACTTTCCCGCGCAGAAAACATCGACGCAATCCACGACGCTGTGCAGCAAATGGCTAAAATCATTGAGACCCAGATCACGCACAGTCTCGGTCACTCAAACTACGACCGTGTTATCGAGGGTCTCGGTACTATGCGTGAAGAGCTGGTGGATTATGAGGAACCGGTGGTGTACAATGACTTTGTGCGCCAGTTGAAGGCTAAGATGTTGCGGGAGGAGCTGGGTGGGGATCGGAGGGAGCTGTGGTGGTTTGTGAGGAAGGGGAAACTTGGGCTTATTGCGAAGAGTGAGGTGGATAGCTCGGCTgttgaggaagaagaggccCAGGAG